TTGCAGGGGCCATTCGAGCTGTTCGGGCAAACCCATGAACTGATCGTCGGCGCCAACTACCTCGACTACGTCAACCACCACTACGCCACCAGCGGGCGTTCGGCCATCGTCGACTTCAATACCTGGAACAACGAACTGCCCAAGCCCGACAAGGACAGCTTCGCCCCGGCGCTGGACTACGACGTCGACACCCGCCAGAGCGGCTACTTCGTCGCCGGGCGCTTCAACCTCAGCGACAGCCTGCACCTGATCCTCGGCGCCCGGGCCAGCAACTACCGCTATCACTACTATTCCAAGAGCCTGGCTTCCGGTTACGTGCTGGACTACAGCATGACCGAACGCGGCGAAGTCACGCCCTACGCCGGGGTGGTCTATGACCTGACGCCCGAGCAGTCGATCTATGTCAGCTACACCGATATCTTCAAGCCACAGTCGAGCCAGGACCGCAGCGGCAAGGTGCTGGAGCCGGTGGTCGGCAAAAACTATGAACTGGGCTGGAAGGGCGAGTTCTACGACGGCCGCCTCAACGCCAACGTCGCCGCCTACGTGATCAAGCGCGATAACGTCGCCGAGCTGGATGCCGGCTACACCGTGCCGGGCACCGACCAGGACGCCTACCGCGCGGTCAGCGGGGCCAAGACCAAGGGCGTTGACCTGGAACTGGCCGGTGAGCTCGCCCCGGGCTGGGAGCTGCAAGCGGGCTTTAGCCACTCGCGCACCGAAGACGCCGAAGGCCAGCGCCTGACCAGCCAGCTGCCGCTGGACACTTTCCGGTTGTGGACCACCTACCAGTTACCCGGCCAATGGCAGCGCCTGACCCTCGGCGGCGGCGCCAGCTGGAACTCCAGCAACTCGCTGTACTTCAGCCGCTACAACAGTCGCGTCAGCCAGGATGACTACGCGGTGTTCAACCTGATGGCGCGCTACCGGCTCAGCGATCATCTTTCTACCACCCTCAACCTCAACAACTTGCTGGACGAGAAGTACTACGCCGGGTTTTCCGGCAGCTACGGGCACTACGGGCCGCCGCGCAATGTGATGATGAATGTGCGTTACGACTTCTGAGGTTTGCAGTCGCAATGGATCTGCATGCTCTCTGTTTCGTTTCGATGGATGTCAAAGCCGCATTGTTTCAATGCGTCTTTGACCCTGTCGATAATCACCAGGTAGTGCGCTGCGCGTGCGCGCTGGCGAGTCAGCGAGGTAAAGACGCCAAAGGGCAGAAAGCGCAGCCTTTTTCCCTTTAACACAATGGAGACATCGACATGTGAGCCATCCACGTCATGTCCATTGGCGCCAAATATCTCGCCGACTTCATCCTTGCGACCGGGGTAGCAGGCGCAGAACACCTTGATGCCCAGCCAGCGTGAGAGTGTTCTGAACGAACCCAGATGGCTGTTTTTGTTTTCATACCCACGCACCAGCAACAGCTCAATGTCGGGTGGCAGCGTTGATTGGGCCTCAATCAATTTATGGAAAGTTTCTTCATCGATGGCTACTTCAGAGGACGGCCAGCGCGGGGATACTCGTATCCCGTGGCGCTCTCCCTTTGGCAATACAAGCATGCTGGGCGTTCTCAAATGGGGCTATCCGGGGAGAGGGGGCTGGTCAGATCAAGCACATCGACGACTGCACCGCTGAAAAAGTCCACGACCTCCAGACGGTGGGTCAGCAATTGATCGCCAAACCAGTCAGCGGCGAGCCGGCCGGGTGGGCCTTTGTGGCGTACAACCGTGGTTTCGATCTGGCCGCTGTCAGCCGCAAGGATGATGTCTTCACCCCAATTCGAACGCTGCGTCGCCGAGATCGGCAGGCACAGGTGAGTAGCGGATTCATTGAACAGGATTGTCCCGGCGCCTACCTGACCATATTCGTCGATGTCCCTGGACCACAATGTCGCGCCGTTGCGATCGCAGCACAGCAGGCGGTTGTTTTCACCGGTGACAAACAGGTATTGACCATCACGGGAAAAGCGCAGGCTTCTGACCTTGGCGTCCAGCACCAGGGTGATCTTGTTGATCTCGCCACTGGCGCAATCAACCGTCAGCACACTGTTGCTGGCCCGCTCATCGGGTGCCCAGAGTTTGCCTTGCACGGGGTCGATGCAACCAAACCGGGCATCGACATTACGGGCGATCGGTTCGCTGCATTCGCCGCTGTCCAGGTCGATGACCACCGGGCGCTTTTTATCGTTGCCGACCCCGACCAGCGCGTACCGGCCGCTGGGGTCCAGGTGCGACCAGTACGCCAGGAACCTGTCGGTTTCATGCAGCGCCGTGCGATCTTCAAGAAAGCTCAGGCGCGAGCGACTGGCGCCACGCACCACCCGCCAATCGGTGCCTTGCAGGGCCATGCGCCGGCCATCGTGGGAGATGTCGCAAACCCTGTCGTCGGCCTGGGTACCGACGGGGTGGGTCAATGCACCGGTGTCCGGATCGTACTGGGTCAGGCAGGCGGGGCGAATACTGTCGCTTTTATCGAAGAACACCAGGCGGCGGGGTACATCAATGTACATTGCAACTCCGAAGG
This portion of the Pseudomonas sp. SORT22 genome encodes:
- a CDS encoding WD40 repeat domain-containing protein: MYIDVPRRLVFFDKSDSIRPACLTQYDPDTGALTHPVGTQADDRVCDISHDGRRMALQGTDWRVVRGASRSRLSFLEDRTALHETDRFLAYWSHLDPSGRYALVGVGNDKKRPVVIDLDSGECSEPIARNVDARFGCIDPVQGKLWAPDERASNSVLTVDCASGEINKITLVLDAKVRSLRFSRDGQYLFVTGENNRLLCCDRNGATLWSRDIDEYGQVGAGTILFNESATHLCLPISATQRSNWGEDIILAADSGQIETTVVRHKGPPGRLAADWFGDQLLTHRLEVVDFFSGAVVDVLDLTSPLSPDSPI